The following is a genomic window from Ictidomys tridecemlineatus isolate mIctTri1 unplaced genomic scaffold, mIctTri1.hap1 Scaffold_164, whole genome shotgun sequence.
GCAGAGCTGGCCATAGTGTAGCCTGGGGTGTTTGGGCCAATCCACAGCACGCCTCTCTCGGCCTCCTCCTTGAGCCAGTGTATGGTGGGGGCCTGGCATCCTGTGGGCAGGAGAGGGCTCAGTGGGTACACAGCCCCACTGGCTATGGGCCTCCAGAAGAGGGTGCTTGGCAAGAGTGATATGAGGGGTGGAGCAGGAGGCCACGCAGGGTGGCATGGGTGGACTGTGGGAGGGTGGCATGGGGACTCTGGGGGGGTGATCTTTCTCCGGGGAGTGAGGATGCCCACCTTCTACCTTCACCGAGAATGTGATGCTGGAGCCCCTCTTCACTTTCTTGGGGGTGAACCTCTCCAGGATGCGGGGTGGCACCAATTGCTCACACACATCTGGGAGAGCAAGGACAGCCATGGAGACACCCGGCACCCCTCCTTCAGCTCCCACGTCCTGATGTCCTTGTTCTGGGAACCCCAGGTAGTTCTCTGCGACCTGTGCCTGTGGCCCCAGAGAGCCCTCTTCCTGCACCTCCACCGctaccaggcccagggctggtccACTCTGGCCTCACGCCCACAATCCACCCAGCCTCTGTCTGCCCACAGGGCCATCTCACCTGATGCTGACTTCTCTTCTGGTTCATCAGGACCTGAAAAGTGCAGAGGGAGTCAGATGTGCAGCATGCACAGATTCCCTTGCTTCCCTACATGTGGGAAGGTCCTGGTCCTACTGCCCAGTGGGGGGACCTGGGCATGGCCCCACCCATGGTCAAAGGTCCATTACCCTGCCTGAAACTTTGGCCGGGAGGCCAAAGAACTCACACTCCAGTGTACATCCGTGTGACATCCCCACCCTCCCTGTGCCCACTGGGAATCTGGGGCCCCGCCTAGAACCACATGGGCACTGAGAGATGGCAGCTGGGGCTGCACCCTGAGAGACAGGAGGAGGACCCAGCAACAGTCTCTCCGCAGGACCAGTATGGATCAAACTAGGAGTCAGCTCTCAGTGCTCAGAACGTTTGGgaaaataaagacacaggagTTTTCTTGTCAGAGCTGCCACTGGGGCTTTGTGCAGGTCTGCTGGGCCCAGTGTTCGTCTGCTTCCCCCAAGAGCCTGCTCATCACTCAGGGCATCCAAGCCCCACTGGGCACCCGCTCCTGTGGGGCAATTCTGCCATCTGTGCCACTGTGCATAGGGCAATGGGCTGGGCCCCGGCCTGATGGGGCCTGGCATGCAGTACATGTGGCACTGCTCACTCCTTCAGGGCACACACCTCGGACCAGCAGATGGGCAGATGAGTAGGCAGCACCAACAGCATTGCTGATATAGGCTGCATACTGGCCCACGTCCTCCCAGGTGACAGAGACGATCTCCAGGGTGTGCAGTGTCTTCTTGTCAGCCATGCGAATGTGGGCAGATGTAGACAGGGGCTGGCCATCTTTGAACCAGTACAATCTGGGGACTGGGTAGCCTACCCCATGGAGGAGAGTGGTCAGCACACGACCATTCTCAATGGGCACTATACTCTTTCGATGGGAGACAAAGGCCCAGAAAAGAGGTTGCTCAGAGGCCAGCGAGCCtctggtgtgggggtggggtggcagcCTCTTGTTGCCCAGCAGCAGGCACACATGACCTCCTGACCTCCACTGGTCAGGCCCTTCCCACGTGTGACCAATGGGAGAcagctcctggcctccctccagctACGGTGCCCACTCCCTAGCACCTCACCTTTCACTTTGAGATGAAATTTGGCCAGGCGTGTACCAGGGGCCACCTGGAGGTCCCTCAGCTCCTCCACCACCTGGGGCAGCTGCCCCTCATCTGATTCGG
Proteins encoded in this region:
- the LOC144372807 gene encoding obscurin-like; this encodes MADKKTLHTLEIVSVTWEDVGQYAAYISNAVGAAYSSAHLLVRGPDEPEEKSASDVCEQLVPPRILERFTPKKVKRGSSITFSVKVEGCQAPTIHWLKEEAERGVLWIGPNTPGYTMASSAQQHSLVLLDVGRQHQGTYTCIATKAAGQALCSASLHVSGMPKEEEQEKMKEALISTFLQGGGPGG